The Telopea speciosissima isolate NSW1024214 ecotype Mountain lineage chromosome 11, Tspe_v1, whole genome shotgun sequence genome includes the window ATATATAGAAGAATTGTGCAGAGATCGTCTCTGAAAACTTTTGGTTGTGTtcggtatgcattctaggtcgatttcgcattctcagatgataaaaaaatagttgtttttatcgtctgagaatgtgaaatcaacctagaatgagCCTCCATTGGCTACTTTTAgggggtcggggtcggggtcaTAGTCAGGGTCGGAGTCGGGGTCGGGGTGGGGGGAGAAGGGTTTTtcaattatttcaaattctaaAATTCAAAAGCAGCCAATGGGATGATTACATCTGTTCCCGTGAGTTGGATTTTCCAATCTAGCTAGATGATATGGATCTAGGACTGAACTtctaaattatatttttgtataaataaaataatttattaaaagCATAAAGAAAACAAAGCCAATAGACAGGAGACAAGCCAAATTAATGAGAAACTACGAAACACCTCAAAAGCCTTAAACaaggcaaaagagaagaaaatctCAGTGCATGTTTGGGTAAGCATTTGGACAATTTCTAAGAAGCATGCTTTATTGTTTAAAACATTTAGCCAATCAAAATAATGTTTGGAATTTTTACTGCatgttttgtgtgtgtgtgtcttgcGGACGTATGTGCgtgcgtgcgtgtgtgtgtgtgtgtacgtAACGGGGGCGTGTAAATGAAGCATTTGCACTTTATGAtaatttttcccctttctttgcaTGGTAggcgaggggggggggggggatgacaATCTAATAAACCATCATAAAGAAAAATAGGGAGGAcaccaattttattttatttttttggtaagggagGACACCAATTTAACTAATGCTATATTTGATAGCAAAGGAACTTGGTGAAAGAGAAGCAATTTAAGAAAGAATATAGGTGTAAGATATTAATTTTCTCCCCCTTAATCTTGTATGTAAATTCctcgtttaccaaaaaaaaaaacattatagCTTGCTAAAGTCTCAAtttttaagggagagggttgggtaaGCGGGCGGCCTTACCAATGGGAAGGGCAGGGTGGTCCTTTTCCGGCGGCGGCATGCCCAccttttttccaatttttaatAACTTCACAACTAAAAGCAACCCAATTAAACAGAAATCTTTAGAGAGGCCTGCTTATAACATCTAGTTACTATTTTATGAAAGTAGGAAGGTtatctttaaataaaaaaaagtaggaAATTAtaaagttctctctctctctcaatgaaTAAAGACTTCCCTGTTTGGGATATCTTTAAGGATTTGTCTCCTCTGACAAGATTTCTTTCCTTTATTAgcatttctccttttttattatatatgcATAAAATCCACTACAGAGTGTTTATTTCATAATTTGTTTGGTTGAGAGAGGATTAAAAGGTCATGTTTAGCTATTTTTGTGATGGTTAAACATGTGAAGCTATAGAATCAGAAATTGTTAAGATAACTAATAAATTTTCAGATGTTAATAAGAAATTTCAGTGTAAAAATGaaggaaaggagaggagaggagagttGAGTGCATCAATTTCCAATTTTCAACTGCCAAATCATTCCCATTATGTGTGGTCTTTTCACCCAATATTTCAATTGACCTGTATTATATATACCTTATTCACATCGTTGACATTTATATATACCACCACGTTGGAGACACTCCCTAGGCTACATTGACTAGCCCATGAAAAGGTTCTCAATTGCATTCTTGAATCCTTATTGTGGATCAACACTGCGGATATGGCTGCATCATCCTTGTTCCATTGGCATTTTCTTTTAATCAAATACCTTTGCATTAACATCCAGCTAGTTTTCATAattagcccccccccccccatgttaTAGTTTTAGTTCATTGGCTTCACACAATTTGTATTAATTCTCGACATTAACCATCTATCTTCTTAGCTACCAGGGTTGCAGGAACTTTCTTGCTACTCGGATTTGCAGTCAAAGAGAATGGAGGTGGATCTTGAAAAATGTGGAGCATCTCTTCTTATCTTGTTCCTTTTATAGATCTATTTGGAAAGGTGTGTCCTCAATAAGTATTGATCTCATCATAgaaatatcttttcttttcaaagagaatggaagtggatcttgaaaatttttaatgGCAAAACTTCATGTGATCCTATGGGTAAACTTGTCTTTGGTGTTGTGATTCATCATGTTtgatggaaaagaaataaaagatgaTGGACCTCCTCAGCGCATATTATTGACTATATCTAAGAAACCATTCCTTTTGAGATCAAAAACAGATTTTTTCCCATTCGCAATGTAACTCTAGATACTCGTAGAAACTTGTATCTCATCTCTTCTTGAGATCTTCCGCgtatttctccccctcccctaatTTTTTAATGTATCATCCTTTTGATAAATTGTTTCTCCCATCCTCGACTATTGGTGTATCatcttttttatatttgttttatccccaaattgttttttttttatttttttaaagtataaTCTTTCTGATCATGTTTTTCCCTAccctattttttattacttGGTTGGGGATTGCCTAGTGGTTAGCCTTCTGGACTTTTgcgttgtatttttttttttttttttttgctaaaagatcatttgtattaagaaaaagataaaagaaagaatatataGAAGTCACACTGGACTAAGACAGACACTCCAACAAAACAGTAAAATTAACCTCCCCCACCTTTGGCATGGGCATCAACAGGGGAGGAAAACTCGTTacactaataaaaaaaaataaaaaataaaaaaaaccaaatataaCAACCCATAACAAGAAACGAAATCTTGGACGCCTTTGAGCATCCATAAATAGTTCTACTAGCATTGAGGGAGGCAGGGGCAACATCGAGCTTGAGGTCTGCGATCTCGCAGTTAATTTGGCTAGAAAGTCAGCAAGAAAGTTGATTTCTCTATAGCAGTGAGAAACTTTTCACTCAATAGATAATAGAAACTGCTAGAGATAAAGCCAATCTTGACTAATGAATCAGGGGACAATTTTCAAAAAGATGGAAATAActgtttcattttttatataaatcttttatttttcttatgaaaTGTTTATTAGCGTTGATAGCTCGATCTCTTCTTTAAAGCTTATAAAGAACCAGTGGTTCTAAAATTCCCAGTCTATCTAGATCcttataatttaaaataagaTCTTCTACTAGTCCAATGTCATATATACCAAAATTATTGTGAATCCTCATATATGATACAACATATAAACCACCAAAAGAGGAACTCATGAATTTCCTGGAATCCAAGCTATCCTTTTTTTCTAAAGTTTTTTTACTTAGTTTATAATTAAGCTGGGATCCTGTTCAACCCCAGCAGCAGTGGGAAACTTCCTAATGTGACCTAGCTAATATTAAACGATGTTGACTGTAAGGTGAGGTGAAGTCACACTCAAAGCATTTCCCAATGGATTCATAGGACATTCTTATGTCTTAGCAGCCCACATGTTGGGAGGGACCATGTGTGATCATTTTCTTTGTGTGTGAACAAGGAACCTTTTGCACTGTATTGTAAAAGGCAAAAGTGACCTACTTGGAATGGACTTTCAACCCTAGTAATAGCTTGATGAgctttcttattcttattctttatGGTTCTTGGAGAAAGGCCTTAATCCGGAAACCAAACCAAGTTCATTTAGCTAATTGACCATTAATCCAAATTATATGTGATTTGGGTCTTTTGGGTGACATTATTCCATGAATTTACTTGCGTCTTCTTGTAGTAAAACAACCcaattgattttcttttcttgctaaaaaagaaatatgtttggcaGCCTAATGTACTTTAATTGGTGCTTTCTAAATGCCATCATTATCAGATATTAACTAACTCAATCAGGTTTAAATGGGTCCAAGAAATCTAGACGATCCAAGTGTTGGGGGTATGATGTCTTATATTCTTCCCCAATGGCTCTTGCATTATGTGGTGCCTTTATTGAGAGGCCCTTTGTTGATCTAAGTCCTTACGGAATAAAAAACCCACCTTGCACGTTTATCTTACGTTACTAAAGATCTCTGGTGAACTAGGTGTGGGGCTGGTTGTCCATGGCAGGGGTGGGGGTGAGAGGGGGCCTGGGGCTCGAACCCCAAGGAAATTTTTTTAGGGCTACATGGGTATTTCAGTAATATGTGTTTATGTAGCGTTTCTGTATCTTTGTAGCGAGATGGTTATTTTTGTCCTATTCTGAGAGTGGTGAGGATGAGCTGTTGTaacctattctccattgatagtgaagccGATCTCATATCACTCGTGAACGTAGACAACTTgtcaaaccacgtaaatcttcgTGTTTGCATTGTATGATTATTTGCTtgcaatttccattcttttctacaTCATTTTAGGTTCTTGCTTTTCTACATCAAATTGCCAAAAGCTTTGTTTTGCTCTCATTGGCACACCCTTGTCTAATTGCTTGTGTaagtcttttcttctttgccccTTTGCCCCTTTGCCATCAAGATCCAAATGATGCCATATATGCTTACTATCATTTTACAATAATTGAGAATatactcttttgtttttttggataaatatattatattaaaaaaaggaaaaaggaaaaactaaatatacaaaaaaaaataaaaaacagacaACCACCGCTAGAACCCCTTTAAAACAGGCTTAAAGAGGGAAATGGAAGGTCCCCTAACAAAAACAGGACACGCCCCACATCAACAAAAGTGCCAAAAACAAGAAGGTTGCAATCGAAAGTAGATATAAAAATCAACATCCTTTACCAATTTACAAAGTTTCTCTGGGAAATCAACCGGTTGGAGAATAATCTCCACATCACTCGCAGGTAAGAAGACAATGTAATATTTTGGTTGATTCACCTCCCTCGACTCATACTTATATTCCACCAAAGAAATAGAGGCACCTAGAATATACTTTGATTCCCATATCAAGTCATTCTTTAGGGTTATTGTGCTGACTATAGAAGTTACAAGCAAATAGCAGAGATAAGGCCCAGTtgagtttatatatatataatagtaaTTACCATGGTAGTGGATAAAAGTTTGCTAcacaagagagcaagagagagagagatcagaatCCTCCCTTCCCCAAAAAGATTATCCAAGAATGTTATATTTTGATGCTATAGTGGCAACTCAAAAATGATTGAAATTGTTCACCATATCACCTTCTATTGGGCTAGGTCTTCCTAGTTAAATTCCATCAATACAAGGTTGGTAATGGAGCTTAAATGGATTAGAGAAATTTAACTTGCCCACATGGCTAAAAGTAGAGAATGTTTCAAGTattctttttccattattaAATCCATACTCAGTTCTGTATGTTACTAGTTCTTATCCTTATCACATGGTATgtacaaaagagagagagcgagagagagatgagccCAACCCTTCTTGGCCCCTCCTCAAGTATAATTATTGCTCACGACCTTAGTGGAAATACTCGGGTTGCATTTTCTATGGTCTGCCCTGATAATAAATAACCTACAACTCTCACTACTGTACGTCATCATCAACAGATAAATACCCCCTTAAATTCCCACCCCaccaaaggaaaggaaagaaaagaaccCAATAGCAACTCACTCTTACTACATTTTCCCACTCTCCAAGGTATGGCTGAAGAAGGCTCTGAAGGCTCTGTTGCAACCTCTTCTTCCACTCCAAACTGGTGGGAACTTCATTCTCACCCTCTATCTTCATGGAACAACACCACTTCATGGCACCCtacaaaccctaattccaaTTCTTCTTGTGAGGAGGATATTTCAATCTCACCTTCATTCACCAATGCATCCAATCAGTCAGGAATAAGTGTTGATTCTTCTCGCCAATTAGTTGAACCGGCGTCGTCGAGTGAATTGATGGGAGAACCTGCATCAGATACTCATCTTTGGAGCCAGGTTTTATTGTAAGTTAAGTTTGATTATTAAAGGATTAGagcttttttttgttcttattttcttgaactttcctttttatctttgaGTCTTTCTTAATGCATGGTTGTTTAAAAAGTTGGAGAGGAAGAATCTAGACAACTAAacaaataaagaggaaaaagagtATAAACCAATATTGGGTTACCTCATTTGTCTCCCATGAGATGTTCAAGGCAGACCATGATAGATTCATTAATtaatagtttttcctttttttaccTGTTGCTTGTTTCTAAGGTTTCTGTTGATGGTTATGCCGAAGATAGATCCTTAGATCAAACTTTTATTTTTGATCTTATCCTCTGTTGATGGCAATACCAAAGGTAGAGGATAAAGACTTTCTTGAAAATTCTCTTTTGTCGCCTAGGTATGCTTGGACGTTAATCATGTACAGCGCGTTGattctgtatttttcttcaatttacTTTTTGCTGATATTTgatggaaagaaagaaaccaaTAATGGGTTACCTGAATAAAGATGAAAAAACTATCCCATTAAGGGTAGGTGCAATGGAAGAAAGTTCAATaaagtagagatttttttttttaaataaccaCAATAATTGAAATGAGGAGAGTGCAATAACATCAATAGTGTTAAAATAAGATgttttgtttcaaaattttgttcAAGAAATGAAGATTGTTTTCTagttctctcttattttttttggtttttaatgaAAGAGAAACTAGAATTTCCATTTTTGAATTTTGCAGAAGTGTGAGAAACAGTGGAGAGTTACACACCAGTCAAGATGTTGGTGACAACTGTTGGGATCTCACCAACTCTCCAACTTTAAACAACATGGAAAAACAATTTACTGGTTATCATGGAAGCTTAATGGAAAACCAAAGGCTAAACAATTCTTCCAATTTGGTTAGCAACTGGTCTATTGCCCCACCAGACCCAGAAGTTGAAAGACCAATTACTATGCCAACCTGCAACATATCTTTAAACAATTCTTCCATGAACCAGTATTCAGAACCTGATTTTCCTCAGATGAAGCAAAACATTCCCAACTCATCTTCATACTTAGTGGAAGGGAATAGAGGTTCTAGTTTCTTTCCATGCTATGGAAATGATTTGAAAGTGGAGAACCAACAAGAGATTGAATCCTCTAGGGCTTCATTTCAAAGGCCATTTAACAATAATGGTGTTGCTGGGTATCAGATTAACAACTCAAGTATGggagacaacaacaacaaatattACTATGGAATTTCTGATGCACCATTGGCTAGCACAAGGAACCTTCTTTCTTTTAGTGGCTGTTTAAGCAAGCCCTTAATGGATTTTCAGGCTTCTAAATCTAGTCTAAAAGCCTTGAATTCACCCAAAAGTGAGAAACAAGGGAAAGACTCATCTTCACAGGTATATATACTAAAACTGTTTTCATAATTCTACCTTTGTGTGTGATTTTTTGGTTATGATTTTTCCTTCATCACCACTCTTACTGTTATATGAAAAACTTGTTCATTGATGCAGGCTAAGGGAAATGGGAGGGGAACAGGAATTACAAAtgatgggaagaagaaaagaactgAAGACACATCAGAAACTCTCTTTAAAAAGCCAAAGCATGAGAGCTCCACAACCTCATCTGTAAAGGTATTAGTGGATGAAGAATAATGATGAATATGATACACTATATCTTGTTGgggtatgatgtcttgtattccgttgCTTGCTTTAGTGGGCTGATTCCGAAGGGTTGTTAATTCGGCCCCTACGGTCTTGAGAGAAAATTTTTTTGGGGCTATATGGGTATTTAGCTAAATTATCTATATAGGGATTAGATATATATTTGTAGTGAGGGTTCTTTCTTTATAatcaatctgagagaggtgaGAGGATGAACAACGATAACCCTATACTCCATTGATATCGAAATAGAGCCACGTAAATCTTTATGTGCGACTATGTGATTGTTGTTTACAATTTCCATTCATTTTAGGTTATATGTTTTTTATATgtctttttaatataatatgataaagaaagaaaacactGTCTAGATGTTCCCAATACCTAAGTAATGAATAAATTAACAATTCTTATATGCAATGTGTCTCTTTAAAAAATTTACAGATACAACCACCTAAAGTCAAGTTGGGAGATAGGATCACAGCCCTACAACAAATTGTGTCACCTTTTGGGAAGGTAAACATATAAAAAAACATaccttttcaattttcaatatatttcatgtttgaatttcttttaattcttttctATGGACACTTTTTTCTAGACTGATACTGCATCTGTCCTGTTGGAAGCAATTGGGTATATAAAATTTCTCCAAGAGCAAGTGCAGGTAATTTTATAATTCATCTTTCTCCTACTTTATCTAATAAGAACAAATGGTTCAGACTATATGCCCTAGAGCCGACCTCTTAATGGTTGGACCTCTATATGTGGTTCAACCAAATCAacttattgggttgacccggttcAGAATTTTCACAGGTAATTTATAAAGAGTAATGATGATAACATTGACAATAACAACCATagcttctctttttcctttatagtaTGACACCTTCCCTGAATATAAGGGAAGGTGGAAATGGTAGTGGCATCAACACTAATAATAACAGCAAAAATATACAAGCAGTAgcaagaaaatgaaagtaaTACAATAGGGGTTCATGTTTcctgtgccgcagcgcaagctgtgcccagacacatgggcctgtcaTTCAGAGGGGCagagtgatcatttcacccacctccatgtgtctgggcgcagcctgcacccccggcacagagaacattctcccaatagTAAATTATACTTGGGCTGTCCCCTGCAGaaagattaattaattaacaaccttgtatttccttttattgCAGCTATTGAGTGACCCATATATGAAATCAAATGCAAACAAGGTACAGTAAGAAATTTTGAACAAATTATATATATCTCTTTGAATTACATAAATTTACTGAAGAGAAGCATGTTAAGagtattgtttttgttttggtttgattcagGATCCTTGGGGAAACTTGGAGAGGAAAGATAAAGGAGAATCAAAGCTGGATTTGAAGAGTAGAGGCCTTTGTTTAGTTCCTATTTCCTGTACTCCTCAAGTTTATCATGAAAATACAGGATCAGATTACTTAACACCAGCATATAGAGGATGTTTATATagatgaaaaatatatatatgtatcaaCAGATATATGTTGGAACTTAAAATCTGGTTAATTAACAATAACTTTCTCAAGAGACTTGTAACAAATCAATCTTTAATTTTCGAGAAAATCGATCTCGTCGGACTGTAACAAATACTGAGTTGATCATTTCCCAATATAGCAAATGGGAATGGCTGTACTAAAGTGTATGTAAGACATGTATTTGATAAATTGACAACGTATCTTACACCAGGAAGATTCACATTCCTATATTTTGGGATCTTGTTTGTAATTGACTTAATGGTTTCCACCTAGAGATATGGCTTGGCTGGACCACAATCTCACTAATAAGAGGGGATTAATCTGTAATCCAGCTGGTTGAAGAAGCATTAATCCAATTGAAGTTTCCTTAAGTGCCATGTCTATGAGGGGATTGGCTCTTCATATGATAACATTAACCTTAAACATATGGGAGTCCTCTTAAGTGCTCAGGACCACTAGTGCACTTGTTTAGGATTTGCAAGCTCTTAGCTTAAAATTGGAAAGCTAAGATTATGATTAATATATATCATATCTATTGTTGTCTCGAACATTCCCTCTTGCACAAATCAATCGTACGAGTACCTGCTCAATTTGGGAGTTAGGGCTTTTTCGATCCCGACTCTTTAGAGGGAAGTCCGTTTGTGACTCTATTGGTAGAGTGGCATTTTGTGCTATCATTTATCATatttggtgggagaggaatATGAGGAGATGAGCAAACTCGTCGCACACCGATCAATAAATTTGGTTTTCTATCAATTTTGAGGTTTGGCAGAAAGCTCTCTCTATCCCTGCCC containing:
- the LOC122645622 gene encoding transcription factor bHLH111 isoform X1; the protein is MAEEGSEGSVATSSSTPNWWELHSHPLSSWNNTTSWHPTNPNSNSSCEEDISISPSFTNASNQSGISVDSSRQLVEPASSSELMGEPASDTHLWSQVLLSVRNSGELHTSQDVGDNCWDLTNSPTLNNMEKQFTGYHGSLMENQRLNNSSNLVSNWSIAPPDPEVERPITMPTCNISLNNSSMNQYSEPDFPQMKQNIPNSSSYLVEGNRGSSFFPCYGNDLKVENQQEIESSRASFQRPFNNNGVAGYQINNSSMGDNNNKYYYGISDAPLASTRNLLSFSGCLSKPLMDFQASKSSLKALNSPKSEKQGKDSSSSLMQAKGNGRGTGITNDGKKKRTEDTSETLFKKPKHESSTTSSVKIQPPKVKLGDRITALQQIVSPFGKTDTASVLLEAIGYIKFLQEQVQLLSDPYMKSNANKDPWGNLERKDKGESKLDLKSRGLCLVPISCTPQVYHENTGSDYLTPAYRGCLYR
- the LOC122645622 gene encoding transcription factor bHLH111 isoform X2 → MAEEGSEGSVATSSSTPNWWELHSHPLSSWNNTTSWHPTNPNSNSSCEEDISISPSFTNASNQSGISVDSSRQLVEPASSSELMGEPASDTHLWSQVLLSVRNSGELHTSQDVGDNCWDLTNSPTLNNMEKQFTGYHGSLMENQRLNNSSNLVSNWSIAPPDPEVERPITMPTCNISLNNSSMNQYSEPDFPQMKQNIPNSSSYLVEGNRGSSFFPCYGNDLKVENQQEIESSRASFQRPFNNNGVAGYQINNSSMGDNNNKYYYGISDAPLASTRNLLSFSGCLSKPLMDFQASKSSLKALNSPKSEKQGKDSSSQAKGNGRGTGITNDGKKKRTEDTSETLFKKPKHESSTTSSVKIQPPKVKLGDRITALQQIVSPFGKTDTASVLLEAIGYIKFLQEQVQLLSDPYMKSNANKDPWGNLERKDKGESKLDLKSRGLCLVPISCTPQVYHENTGSDYLTPAYRGCLYR